One Granulicella sp. 5B5 DNA window includes the following coding sequences:
- a CDS encoding MerC domain-containing protein: MSLETTSSTATTWPDRAGIWASALCVVHCLLTPILFSLSAVFVHFLPSDEKVHRFLALAIALLGALALVRGFRKHRRVRVVCTMTGGLACIFLAAFTGDRLPGHWAEVGITFVGSVLMISAHRMNHTFCKDCSCSSR; this comes from the coding sequence ATGTCTTTAGAAACGACTTCCTCTACCGCAACCACCTGGCCTGACCGCGCCGGGATATGGGCGTCAGCACTCTGTGTGGTGCACTGTCTGCTGACTCCGATCCTGTTCTCCCTGTCCGCTGTCTTCGTCCACTTTCTGCCGTCGGACGAAAAAGTGCATCGGTTCCTCGCGCTTGCTATTGCGCTGCTCGGAGCGCTCGCTCTGGTGCGAGGATTTCGGAAGCATCGGCGCGTACGCGTGGTTTGTACGATGACCGGTGGGCTGGCTTGTATTTTCCTGGCAGCTTTTACAGGAGATCGCTTGCCAGGTCACTGGGCGGAGGTGGGCATCACGTTTGTCGGCAGCGTTCTCATGATCTCCGCACACCGCATGAACCACACTTTCTGTAAGGACTGTTCCTGCTCCAGTCGATGA